ttaaAAGAGGATGGCGGTAAAGTCAACGATAATAAAATTCCAGATACATGTACCAAGGAGAATGTTCGAGATAATGAGGAGTATTATCTAATAGAGTTGCTAAATAATGGTGCTCATACACGTAGTATTATGAATAAACTATTCTATTCATATCataaaaatgattataatattgttgATCCTCTGCCAAATAATGACGATAGTGGTGGATctatcaatatcaataaagATACTATTCTTACTGATAGAAGCTCCCAAATAGCAAAAAAATGGgctattgaagaagaatttaatactAGTAATTCAGATACAATATTACAGATGGAAATGCCCTTAATGTTTTCATGGAATTCTAAAGCAGGAGGAATTGGTGATACACGAAAAGTTAGTAGTCCTACTTCTGATATAGGTTCTAAGTCATTTAATGGTAGTGCTCCAATACAATCtacaaatcaaaaattatttgaagcaGCTACTTGGGGCTTACATAAGATTAATCAAGAAAGATTGCGATGGAAACATGACGACAAAGAGGATAGCAAGGGGCTCGGAGAATCCTCCAAAAATGTTAATTCTACTACTAATCCTGATGTACGTTCATTTTATGATAAGaattcatcttttaaaGTAGATCCCTTACAAGTGTTTGTTCCAAGAGAATTAAAGAAACCAAAGAATTTAGATTCCACCAAGAATGatggtaaaaataaaaaatcacataaaaagaaaagtatATTCTGGTTTGTTGGAGGCGGAAGTGTTagaagtaaaaataaacataataaaaagaataagaatgatgatgatactACTATATCTGATAATGTAATTGGGACCTCTGAAAACAATTTAGAAATTACTGCAGACGCTACTAATACAGAAAACGTATTATTTAATCTTGCTAGTGGTGATATGTCacaagaatatttaaaagaaactGGTATCGAAGTTATTTCGGATGCAGATATACTTGGCCCCAAACAGTCGCATATCACGGAAAGTATCACTGCTGGTAATTCTGAAGATTCCAAAGTTACCCTCAATTCCTTCCAGTTAACAACTAATCAAGAATTTGAACAAAATAGGACTAGATCCTTATCCACTACTAATAACattcctcctcctcctcctcctcctcctcctcctcctcctcctcctcctcctctACCACCAAATATCATAGCCGATTTCGAGGCGTTAACATTATCACCTCacaatgaaaataaataccaCCATATTGAAGACTAATATTCCACAACCCCCAAGATATGCATCTCAAGGATCTGATTCATCTGATTTCTTCAATCTAGatgatacaaataataccaGTTCAGATGGAAATAATAGTGCGCCGTCCTATGCGTCATCAACTCCAGCAGGTCTATCGTTATCCTCATTTGCCGTACTACAACCAAAAAAGAAGACATAAAAAGAGTAGTACTCCTTggttttttaaatatataaatattcaagtGTTTAcctagttttttttttttattgtttttatttttttattgttttttttttagttttaatgTCGCACTGTTTTATATCTGGCACGAAGTCAGTTTTCGGCTAGGCTTACAGACTCTAaagtattatatattttaaaaaaaaaataagtgatctttatttattaataccAGAAGAAATAAAGGGAAAGGAAAGCTAACTAATAGCCTAGTCCAATTCACATCAATTTAAGCTAGCACAAACAGAGAAAGATAGTGTCCTTTACAATGTCAAAAGTATTTGTCCGTTTTAAGCGTACTCAGCCGGCC
This DNA window, taken from Henningerozyma blattae CBS 6284 chromosome 3, complete genome, encodes the following:
- the LFT1 gene encoding Lft1p (similar to Saccharomyces cerevisiae YML037C; ancestral locus Anc_5.582): METGQTLGTINGLLDDIFGENCNLKEDGGKVNDNKIPDTCTKENVRDNEEYYLIELLNNGAHTRSIMNKLFYSYHKNDYNIVDPLPNNDDSGGSININKDTILTDRSSQIAKKWAIEEEFNTSNSDTILQMEMPLMFSWNSKAGGIGDTRKVSSPTSDIGSKSFNGSAPIQSTNQKLFEAATWGLHKINQERLRWKHDDKEDSKGLGESSKNVNSTTNPDVRSFYDKNSSFKVDPLQVFVPRELKKPKNLDSTKNDGKNKKSHKKKSIFWFVGGGSVRSKNKHNKKNKNDDDTTISDNVIGTSENNLEITADATNTENVLFNLASGDMSQEYLKETGIEVISDADILGPKQSHITESITAGNSEDSKVTLNSFQLTTNQEFEQNRTRSLSTTNNIPPPPPPPPPPPPPPPPLPPNIIADFEALTLSPHNENKYHHIED